A portion of the Acanthopagrus latus isolate v.2019 chromosome 21, fAcaLat1.1, whole genome shotgun sequence genome contains these proteins:
- the LOC119011925 gene encoding cAMP-dependent protein kinase inhibitor alpha-like, producing the protein MSDVEATYADFIASGRTGRRNAMHDILQSPTDPEGRELPLTLSLSQLHINAGGGDGDDTEDSQSSSSSSAHRDAEQRNS; encoded by the exons ATGTCTGATGTGGAGGCCACGTACGCAGACTTCATCGCCTCTGGCAGAACAGGACGAAGGAACGCCATGCACGACATCCTGCAGAGTCCCACCGACCCCGAGGGACGTGAACTGCCCCTCACCTTGTCTCTGTCCCAGCTGCACATCAACGCAGGAGGGGGAG ATGGAGACGACACCGAGGACAGCCagagctcctcttcctcctcagcccaCAGGGATGCTGAGCAGAGGAACAGCTAA